From Lucilia cuprina isolate Lc7/37 chromosome 4, ASM2204524v1, whole genome shotgun sequence:
TCCATACTCCATATTATCATGGGAGGTTCTTCGGGTGTGGTTGTGGGTGGTCGGGTTACTAGACGGGAAGatgatttcaaaatatttgttgacGAAGTTCTCGCAGTAGTCGAAGTCATTTTACGAGGATCACAAGTTAACTCATCGTCTCCTACTTCTATAAGTTTTTTGCCCGCCAAATAGGCTGGTGAGTGGCAGGTTAATTCAGTCATATGTGAATTGGGCAGCCATCTTCTTAAGGCTCGGGCATTGCAATCACAGTGTATGGGATTGGAAGATAAACCTTTGAGCTGCAAACTGGACCTACGATCTTCTAAAGCATTAAGAAATTGCGGCACTAAAACCGCCACTTTAGAGCCTTCAATATCCAAAGTTAAGTGGGAAGATCTAGGTACTGGGAATAATAAGGCCGGAGGCAAGGCTGTTAAAGaggtattttgtaattttatggtCAAATCGCTGGACTTAAGACCCGCCAAAGTGCCTGAGGATATAGATTTTAAACGTTCACCTCTTATGCCTATAGCCTTTAGTCTGGGATGTTTGGCTGGTTGTATTTGTTCAGTGCCTATTGATGAATCTTTGACCTCAATATCCAAAGTTTCCAAACCGGGCAAGAGTTCTAATATACCCTGCAAATCCAAATAACCCAATAAAGGCAAATCATATGCTTCCAAAGAGGCCAAATTGGGAGTGTGCTTAAAAGCATTTTTCTCTATGCGATTACACAAGGCAAGTCCCTTTATCTTTAGAGTGCGTAACATATCTAATTTCTCAAAGTCTCCTTGTTGGATCATTTCAAAACTATTGTTGGACAAatctaaatattgtaaattctGTAATTTAGGCCAGGCTGAAGCCAATTCGTTTAAGTTTTCTAATTTATTGTTGGCCAAGTCCAGAGTTTCTAACGAGGTAGTGCGTTGAAAGATATCGGGTTGTAtggtttgtaaattattttgtgacaaatttaaaTACTGCAAGAAAGGTGTTTCCAAGGCCTCCAAACTTTCTATGCCACAACCCGCCAAATTCAATTCTCTAACAGTTTTCGGTTCATTGAGTATATTTTTCACTGCTTCCTTAGATAAAGGATTAAAGGATAAATctaaattcttaatatttaccATTATGCTGTCATCATTGGGAATGGCTCGAATCTTGTTGTGACTCAAATCCACCGAAGATACAAAGAAATATTGTCTTTGTAAAGCCTTGAGAGGAGCATATTGAAAACTGTTATAAGCCAAATTTATATTCTCCAACATTTGCAACTTTGATCTCTCAAATACGGAATCGGATAGTTcgtttagtttattgttttcCAAATTCAAATATTCCAGTCTTACCAAACCCTCAAAGGTTCTCTCTCCTATACGATCTAAGGCATTATTGGATAAATCCAATACTTGTAATTGAGTCGAATTGTGGAAGGCCATTTCACTTAACATATCCAATTGGTTGTCGGCCACCTTTAAAACTCTCAAACGGGGTAAACGGGCAAAATCTAACTCTTCTAtagattttaattgattttgtgACAAGTCAATATATTCCAAATATTGCAATGTGGATATTAGCTCTGCGGGAAAGAAACTGAATTTGTTGTTAGCTGCCATAATAACCCTCAGACGTGGATGTATACGGAACGAGGAGGGGAAAAGATAGCTTAAGTGGTTATTTGAAATATCCAATTCCTCTATGCCGGTACCGGTATTAAAGAATTCACCCTTAAAAGCAGACAATTGATTTCCTCTCAAGTTAAGTTTTTTCAAATGCATTACATTAACAAAAGCTCCCGGTCTAATGGAGGTGATTTGATTATTAGACAAATCAATGGTGGTGATATTCCACAAGTCTACAAAACTGCCATCATTTATTTCCTGTATATTGTTATCgttcaaataaatcatttttaaatctTGCAAAGTGGCAAACAGATCTCCCgataattgttttaaagaacaaaaactgaaatcCACAATTTGTAGACGTGATAAAGGACGTATTAAGGCTGCGGGTATGGGCGCTAAATGATGATTACcacttaaattcaaatattgcaAATTCTCCAAACCCTGCAAGATGTTAGTGGGTAATTCTGCCAAGTTGTTGTAACTTAAATCCAAACTTCTTAACTCAGTTAAAGCCAAGGGTATATTGCCCAAACCGGTTATACGATTTTGTCCCAATTTCAATTCATTTAGTGAGGTTTCCAAACCCATAAAAATATCGGCATTTATAACAGCCAGTGAGTTGCCTGACAGATCTAAAGATCTTAAATTGCTAAACATTTGGAAGCTACCCGTTGGCAACTCACGTATAACATTGCGAGCCAAAGAGAGTGTGGTTATATCGGAGGCTTGTATGGATCCTAGGATTTCGGCAGATAAAGCGGCCACACGATTAAAGTCcaaatataaagtatttaagttggATAAACGACCCAAGGCACTACCGGGTATAAGAAGAATATTGTTGTCACGTATGATTAAGGTTTGAAGATTTTCCAAGCCCTCGAGAGCATCATCTTCGATCTAAAGGAAGATAGATtaaagttattatatttttattattataatagttTTCACTTACCGTTCTTAAAGAATTCAAACTCAAatctaaatatttcaaatttgtcAAATCACGGAAAGTGCCCGGGGGTATGGTAGTAATACCATTACGACTTAAATCCAAAGTTTCCAAAGATTTCACCACTTCCATATGAGTATAATCCAAACGCtgtaatttatgaaataaatatttattaaaaaaaaaacttctttactTAATCTTTATTAAACACAACAAACCTGCAACATATTCGAGGATAAATtcaatgattttaaattaattatgggTCTTAAAGACACCGTGGGAAATTGTTGTATAAAATTCTCGGATAAATCTAATTTCTGTAAAGTGGGAAGATTTTCAAAGACATCACTGTTTAAGTTCGTTATACGATTGCCGGCTAATTTAATTTCGCGTATTTTACGCAAACCCTTAAAGGTTAAACCCTCAATGGTTTTGATTTCATTATAGCGTAAATCGACAATCTCCAATTGGGGCTGGGCAATAAACGATTCATAGCGTAAAGAAGCTAAAGATAGAAAggcatttgttttaattataattaaaagtaataatttactATAGCACTTACTTATGTAGTTATGCCTTAAGGATAAATGTCTCAAAGCGGTGGGTCCATTTAAAGAATTCGAGGGTACCGAGGCCAGACTATTGCGATCTATATAAAATtcctgaaaaataaatatttatgttaaataaaatcaatttaaataataatatttttgtttatatttttttatattttcagtcTCCCGATAAAGGCAATGGTGTAAAGGAGAAAACTACGTTGCGTGCTCAACGTTTGCCTGCCAAGAGATCTAGTGAAGGCCCCCATTTGAGAAAGAAGAagtaaattttcgatttttgttttgaatagaGGCCAGGTTATGGAATTTGTTTTAGTTATGGTTTAACGATATATGTGTGATATAAAAAATCAGGTAGTATTATTcgtagttaaattttaaactctTAGACGCTATAGTAGGTACTAATAAAgctttaagttaaataaattattttagaggcgtaattttttaattttaatcatgTAGTTTTATTAGGTTGTTGTAGCcgagtctataatctgaactataaagacaattatattgaaaactataaataagaTTACAgcttagactataaattagtctatagtgagGACTATTAACTGGTCTATTAATTGcacaataaactagacaatggattttgtctagtcaatattctgaactataagccagtctataatctgatcAAATAGTTAGATTTCAGTGTATCCTATATATTAGTCTGGATTATTAACTGaattatagcctggactataaactagtccacAATCTAACTACATTTACAGTCTAGATTATAAATTGGTGCATGGACTAGCCTAGCTAGCATTTGTaagattgttggatgattaatcagtaaactgagtcatttttgactccttctgatgactttaaagtaattaataagTTATGCTCTTAAAAAATGATTCGAAAATTATCCTgatatatgattgaaaaaattactatttaaaaaacaataacaaaatgtatagcaatcataaattgatcatcctggtgttttaaggttttaaaaacttattttgtgatcatatttcaagcagttAGAAGATCTTAAGTGGTTTCTTATGTAATTGTGTTTGCTTGCAATGAAAATGAgtcgaaactgattagaaaaGGGGCTCAGAAAGGACTCTTTTAGAAGAGTTGGCAAATAATTTTGTGTGGCCTAAAATGagttgatataattctcattttgtttataaaattaaatgtaaaattatttcaattaatgtgatatttattttaagtcgattttctgtcaaggaaattgaagttatattaaaaacaataataaaatgtacaGCAATCACAAATAGATCTTACAGGTGTCAcaaatatgattgtttataaGTGTATTTTCTAGTTATATTTCCCGCATTCGGAAGATCAAAAACtatattatgttttattgtatttgtcCCAGAAAAGACACCAAAAAGATTATAATATGATTCGAAAATAagaaagattaaaaaattagtCAGAACTGATCAGAAGTGGGGGTCAATAATATTTAGAAGAGTCGAGGGTACTGTACCATTTTCTTCCAAggaatgtatcatttatgatcagaaagTGAGCTCatcattttaatcgtgcagaagagtcataaatgactcgaatgtgatcgataatttcaaaaaatgctaaCTGGTTAGATTATAAATAGACtgaaatttacaaattacagtctatagtctgtattataaTTAGTATATGTtagataaactatagactatagagtggactataaATTAATCAAAACTGCATTATAGCCGGGACTCTAGTCTGGACTGTATACTAGCCTATGTTATGTATTATAAGTAAGATTACAGTCTGATTTACAAGTAAGTCTATACTCTGAACTATTTTAATGACTATAGCCTAATTTCTAGCAACGTCTATAATTTAGCATAGCTaaaagactttagaatagattGAATTATTGTCTAGacaatattctggactatagcctaatgGTCTAGAGCGTAGCTTGTACTCCAAATTATATGCAAAGTGCCAGTTTACacaagaaaacttttgatttttgtgtgtgagaaaagtgaaagaaatatcaaccatctctttctctaacacacaaaatcaaaagtttccctgtGTGAACCGgcgctaaaacaaaaaaatcaattagttatttaataagtaataaacgaatttttttattaactttctaTAAAACGGACAAATATaattactaaaattaaataaacaattaaaagttataatttcTAGCTAAAAGTCATTCAACATGACTGAGTCCAACATGAATCAATGAACTCTATAATCAATTAAACTAGATTGAAAAGCTACTGcaaactaaaaaataacaacaacacgcAACACTATCCTAGACATGTACtgaatattaacaaataaaaaaaaaaaaacaaatactggATGATTTAATGGTCTACACGCTTttcaatttcttaagaaaaaaataacaaaaatatgtctGTCTATATTGTAGTACctgtaaataattattaaaatccaatttaaacgcataaatataaatattagcaAAATATTAGTAAGTACAATGACGCACGTTAGTCGTTAAATTGTAATGTTGAGAAATGACAGTGATATGTTTAAAACGAATCAAAAACTTTACTTTACCCCAAGttagtaaataaaattacaaaaagaaaatatttaataatattgtctATAACTATAATTGCAAAAGGCAACGCCACCGTTCAactatacatacaaaaaatattggaaaaaaaatccCGTCACAACTTTGAGGttggtatttaaaataataaattaaataaaaaaaactaatgtgaaataataaacaaattgaataaataataaatacgaATGGTTAGGAAATTCAAACTGGTttaaaagaaggaaaaaaaattgcatGTAACTAACTgcattataaattatttgttagaTTACACCATTTCTAAAAGTAACGTAAATTTAAAGTTGGCGTTACTATACTATGaattatagtctggtttatatttTTGCCTATATTTcggtttatagtctggactttactTTGATCTACATTATGATCTATTGTTTGGATTATAGTcatgtttataatctagtctatagtcagatccatagtctattgtgtagtataataaaataataaaatatagctTGTTCTATTATATGACTTTAGTCTggtcttttgttgttttttttttatagtcgGTCCATAGTCTGATTTACATTCCAtaaactgatttatagtctggtctattgtctgcTTTATAATCTGGTTTATTGAcgggtttatagtctagtctatactctgatcCATAGTCAATATTATAGTATAGTTTACTGTCTGTTCCATAGTCTGGCCTAAATTTCGGTTTATAAAAtctggtctattgtctggactctAGTCTGATTTACATTATGGTCtattgtctggattatagtattgtttatattcaggtttatagtctagtctatagtcagatccatagtatattctatagtatggtctattgtctgttctatagtctggaataaagtataaaatatactcttatttattatatgaggttttttgtattttttatagtcggtctatagtctgatatacattctataatctggtcttaagtctggtctattgtctgaTTTATTGACGGGTATAGTCTAAGTCTATAGTGAGAACcagtgtctattctatagattgGTTTACTGTATGCTCTATAGTCTAAAAGTAGTATGTTCTGTTATATGTCTTTAGTCTGGTATTTTGTCTGTTATaggtctatattctaatctacagTTTGAAATATAATCTggatatagtatagtctatagtttaggcttGAGTCAGGACTAGTCGCGTGTCCGCGAgggaaaaaaggaaatttacccCCGCCATCTCTCCACCCACCAAAAAATcggaaatttttcatacaaaatatgcaaatgaggaaaaattaaaatatgtaaaaaaaagaaaagttctcAAAACGCTCGAGCTGGACTATAGTAGGGTTTAAgctctatagtctaaaatataaattgggctacagtctggtctataatctggtctatagacagATATAGTTTTTAGTCTGATCAAAGAGTATAAATACCATATTGCGGCGGGAAAGAAGGTTAATTTTTTATGGAGTTTTGACAACTTTAATCGTAGAAGAAATCTGtaccaaatttattttaatttgttttacatttagaGCTGTCATGTCATTCATACATCCTATAAAGAAAAATCATGTGTTTAACACCTTTCTGTGAATGCCAAGGAAGAAGAAGATACAATaaactatgaaatacaaaacaaataacaataaaatggctacaatttgtattttctcTTGGGACCATAAAACGCAACCGCATCCGCAGATTTATATTTCTATTCTTAagtagtctggattatagtctgatttttaaatttaactatacAATCTTTATACTATACTTAACGTTAACAAATGGTGTAAACTCAATAAATCAACTAACATCGCCAactataaaacaagaaaaaagaccttttaaaaaatgttaataagacatgactaaaatattttattaatctatGTCTCTTTCCCTCTATATGAATATGTCactttaaaaaaacacttgtaCTGCAACACGTgaaacatacaacaacaaaatacacataATTAATCATTAAAAACAACCATCACACTTgtatgttaattaaattaaatgttactGACCTTCAAATCACCACAACCTTTAAGAAGACCCTCCTCAAtggatttaattttattcgCTGATAAAtccaataatttcaaatttttcagTGGATGAAATTCGGCTGAAGAAAATATCGGATTTAAACTATCGCCCAGTAAATTATTGGCTAAACGTAATTCCGTTAGTGATTCTTTAAGACCAACAAAAGATTTTTCCGGTATACGTCTAATGAGATTATTCGATAAATCCAATTCTTCCATGGGTAGTTTTAGTGTGCCAAAGTGctgaaatattaagaaaaccaTGAaagtaatttaagaaaaaaaaaaacaaaaaaaaaaataaattaatttttaattgagtTTTACTGATTAACACATTTCTTAATGTGATTTtacgtacatattttttatcttgttataatttaaaaaattttcactttttatgagtttttattttcatattcttGGTTTTTAATGTTAGTCTAgattatacttaatatttttttgtttgtttgtttgacgTTTCGTCTGTCGTTTTATTTAGTTCAAGTGAAAGTGTTTTGTTGAAGTTgaagttttctgtttttttgttgccattttatcttctttctttaaattcatgattattttgttgtatttgtatcTTGATAATACAATAGCTGAAGATTTTGGAACTGGACTTTTAAAGtacttgttgtttatttaagatGATTGAAGAGAGATATATAAGTATACTTAACGAAATATTTAGGGTATTcaagttcaaataaaatggccgatatgtctagtatataatgtggtttatagtctggtcaatagtcttTTCAATAATATGATCTATATTGAGGATAAAAGTCTCGTCCATATTCTGTTCTAAAGTAGGGTATATaatgtgatctatagtctgttcaATAATATGATCTATAGTGAGGACAAGAGTCTCGTCCATATTCTCATCTAAAGTATGGTATATAGTCTGATCAATAATATCATCTATAGAGTGGACAAGAGTCTCATCCATATTCTGATCTAAAGTATGGTGGTCTATAATCAGGTTTGTAGTCTGtcctatatttttatgtataatctGGTGTATACTATGGAATATAGACAGGTCTTGAAAATAATCTGAGATATTCAGATAATCTGATATATTCAGATCTATAACTTGCATTATAGCTTAATTTCTGTTTTATAATATGGTTTAAGTTTTTGTGTattatctggtctatagtctagactatggtgtggtttaaagttttatttatagtttggTCAAAAGTATGCTTAACAATCTGATCTATCAATGGTCAAGGGTCTCGTCCATATTCCTGCCTAAAGTCTATGCTATGGAATATAGACAAGTCTTGTAAATTATCTGGATAtaatatggtctatagtctgattttTAGCATGCATTTTAGTCTGGTctctggtttatagtctgatttataatctggtctatagtttggtctatttTCTGATCTATAGTATGGCCTATAGcccgatctatagtctggtctataatcagtcatatagtccagtctataatttgGTCTATAGCCTTGTTTTTAGCCTAGTTaatatccagactatagactagtctaaagtgttgtctataatctggactatagtcgggTCTAAGTTCTGTTCTATAAACTGGTTTATACTATGGAATATAGAAAGGTCttgtaaataaattgaatataatCTGTTCTGTAGTCTGATTTATAGCATGCATTATATTTTGATTTCTGTTTTTTAGTCTAATCTGGTCTATTCTCTGATCTATAGTATGGTTtttggtctaatctatagtctggtctataaccagccctatattatagtctataatttggtCTATATTCCGGTCTATAatatcgtctatagtcttgtctatatctAGACTACAATCAGGTCTAAAGTGTTGTCtttaatctggtctatagtctggactatagttgtGTCTAAGTTCTTGTCTATAATATGACCTAAAGCCTTGTCTAcaatctggtttatagtctggtttattacctggactgttttatagtcttaTCTGTAGTCTGGCCTACAGTTTAACTTTAGCCATTACTTTTCAGTTCCccttagggttctataaatcgacattCGAATTATCGAACAAacgactttttgtcaaaaaaagtcgaaaagtcgaagtcgactattttgttccaaagaGTTGATAActtgactatcgtctatgaaaaaagtcgaaaagtcaactttggaaataaaaatcgaaaagtcgagaagtcgaaaaaaagtcgtaaaaagtagaaaagtccaataaattcgaaaaaagtcgaaaattcgaaaatagttgaaaaaagtccaataaattcgaaaaaagtcgaaaattcgaaaatagttgaaaaaagtcaaaaatattcgaaaattttaaaaaaagtggaaaaggtcaaaaactctaaaatagtcgaaaaaaatagtcgaaaacagtcggaaaaggtcggaagaagtcgaaaaaattcgaaaaaattcgaaaaaagtcgactatttataaaatactaaaagccgacttttaactaaatgaaaaaaagtcgaaatgacGAAAAATCGGCTTTGcaaatttttcgacttttcattCAACTATAGAACACTAGTTCCCCTAATACCATTTAATTCatgtattaataataacaaagtaaaagtttttcacaaaagataatacttttgtttttattgcctTTTATATTCatgttaaacatttgtttataaattaatttcccACCCATTAAATTGCTCTtagagtttagtttagtttagttggATCTGAACactataaaagttttcaaaactacattatagaaaaaaatctacaaatctaacttttattttagccaataatgttgtattttcaaatttatatgtatatttttttccaaatgttTTATTGCtcaatgttgtttgttttttttttgtactagcGATAACCTTGACTTTATTatatcttttttgttgtttaaatctTTCAAAACTATTACTATTTTCTCAGCTTAATAATTGcaactgaaaagaaaaaaaaaacaccgttAAGTTGTGGTAACATTGTTTAATAATGCTGCCACTGTAAGTTAAGGTTTCTATTTGACGTttgaaacaattgtttttttaacgtTGGCAGTCGTtgtaataataaacatatttgtttgtagtgattaatttggtttattggCCATagttattatgtttttgtaacaGTTATAGGCCATAGAGCAAAGATTGTGACAGATATGTGTTTTGTTTGTAACAATGACATGTGTATAAAAGATAGTTTATAATCTTGTCAAATTATTTTACAACTATATTTTGCACAATTGTTAAGGGATTTTTTTATAGAGTCAAAACCTTAATGTTGAAATTGAtacatttaataatgtttttatttgggtatgtacaaaaacatacatatgattattttgtaataacaattaaaaaataaacagttaTATTTAAAAGAGAATGCATATTTGCATTCGTTTATTTATTCGCGAATGTTCCAAGAattggtttatttaaaaaactcgtTATATACTTTGAGGCTTAAACACTGATGGAGTTTACTTACTTCAAGTcctaaagatttttctttttatttcagttaattatttatcaataaaaaatgttcatcttcaaaaacttaattaatcTTACCTGTGACGGCAATACTTGCTGACCGCTATAACGCTGAGAGAATGAAACTATGGGTGCACCATATGGTAACTGTGGAGCTTCACCATGAAATACAACACGATCACAATCCATGGCCACTGCACCAAGTTGTCCCGTTGAGCCGAAAGCAACAACATTGCATCTAtttaagaaacaacaacaaacaaaattaacaaataattccatacaaaattctcAGTCATTGAAAAGAAATGTTCAATAACTTGAGAAATTCCATTAcaagatttcaaaaaaaaaaacataataattgcattaaaaataacaaaaaaataaaaaaagctacaGGCAAAAGTTATGAATGAAAATCAATCTGCCATAGGcggaaattgtttatttagaatttttattgctTCCATTAGCATAGTAAGTGATCAAGTTagccagtcagtcagtcagctaACATTGAGTAAGTATTTAGCTGACTTAGCAAACTGGGTGAGCAAACGAGTGagtaaaaaagtgtaaaaagaaATTCTGTGACACAATcacacataaaataaaaacatctatgatgtataaataaaaaacaaccgTTAAAAAAGCAGTTGattttttacacacacacactcttagGTAAACGAGAATATTTTATGGATTTAAAGAGAGACAGTGGGAAAACGCTTATGAAGAAaggtaaaaataacaaatttttaaccgcAGGGAAGATCTTACTAGATTATAGTAAGGTCtaaggtctagactatagtgtatgtCTATGTGTAGTCTGAGCTATAGTCAGATCTattgtctggtttatagtcaatAGGTCTGGTATATTCTGGtctctataatctagcctatagtacgGTCTATACTCTATATAATCTAAATTtgatctacagtctggtctatagtctgatatatagtcatttgtattttttggtctatagtctgatctgtagtatggtctataatctagtctatagtttagtatatagccaggtctatagtatggtctatagtc
This genomic window contains:
- the LOC111676469 gene encoding protein artichoke encodes the protein MFYHQQHIQRIRHLSIFLLLLLYLSQIKAWRPCPELSPALRLPCRCNVVAFGSTGQLGAVAMDCDRVVFHGEAPQLPYGAPIVSFSQRYSGQQVLPSQHFGTLKLPMEELDLSNNLIRRIPEKSFVGLKESLTELRLANNLLGDSLNPIFSSAEFHPLKNLKLLDLSANKIKSIEEGLLKGCGDLKEFYIDRNSLASVPSNSLNGPTALRHLSLRHNYITSLRYESFIAQPQLEIVDLRYNEIKTIEGLTFKGLRKIREIKLAGNRITNLNSDVFENLPTLQKLDLSENFIQQFPTVSLRPIINLKSLNLSSNMLQRLDYTHMEVVKSLETLDLSRNGITTIPPGTFRDLTNLKYLDLSLNSLRTIEDDALEGLENLQTLIIRDNNILLIPGSALGRLSNLNTLYLDFNRVAALSAEILGSIQASDITTLSLARNVIRELPTGSFQMFSNLRSLDLSGNSLAVINADIFMGLETSLNELKLGQNRITGLGNIPLALTELRSLDLSYNNLAELPTNILQGLENLQYLNLSGNHHLAPIPAALIRPLSRLQIVDFSFCSLKQLSGDLFATLQDLKMIYLNDNNIQEINDGSFVDLWNITTIDLSNNQITSIRPGAFVNVMHLKKLNLRGNQLSAFKGEFFNTGTGIEELDISNNHLSYLFPSSFRIHPRLRVIMAANNKFSFFPAELISTLQYLEYIDLSQNQLKSIEELDFARLPRLRVLKVADNQLDMLSEMAFHNSTQLQVLDLSNNALDRIGERTFEGLVRLEYLNLENNKLNELSDSVFERSKLQMLENINLAYNSFQYAPLKALQRQYFFVSSVDLSHNKIRAIPNDDSIMVNIKNLDLSFNPLSKEAVKNILNEPKTVRELNLAGCGIESLEALETPFLQYLNLSQNNLQTIQPDIFQRTTSLETLDLANNKLENLNELASAWPKLQNLQYLDLSNNSFEMIQQGDFEKLDMLRTLKIKGLALCNRIEKNAFKHTPNLASLEAYDLPLLGYLDLQGILELLPGLETLDIEVKDSSIGTEQIQPAKHPRLKAIGIRGERLKSISSGTLAGLKSSDLTIKLQNTSLTALPPALLFPVPRSSHLTLDIEGSKVAVLVPQFLNALEDRRSSLQLKGLSSNPIHCDCNARALRRWLPNSHMTELTCHSPAYLAGKKLIEVGDDELTCDPRKMTSTTARTSSTNILKSSSRLVTRPPTTTPEEPPMIIWSMEPTQPPPMKIKTKAPLMKAPIMTNDDTLIIGIVGGVVAFIAILIIIICIVRLRMSNAEYHNAPAMIGIPPMPMGPGSVPLSYKGQPTAALYAVPPYAQNYATLPHKPPSIHQSTQNLSTRATQQQQQQQQATYSSRMSYFGGSTPQQQQQVASNLSQNQPYIIYSDDKAYR